One segment of Thermococcus sp. AM4 DNA contains the following:
- a CDS encoding DHH family phosphoesterase, which translates to MRILILGGGSIGRQIAEALKGEFEITIVEKDELRAKSLEESGFNVVQGDFSYTATLLKAGVDKANVVVITTRNLEAVKKTIYVIRTNNKDVPIVALLPDDMPKETMEDIILEEFEKEVRIDYGIYPQKAITEAFLRTLFQLGEKKNALMLFKKLKEIKEKTDSLLILTHNNPDPDAISSAVALSLIAQSVGLKTTIAHGGEITHHENQAFVNLLGINLRRVSKGSYEIRKHSAIAIVDAQPNGNLTVLEPEDREKIQILIDHHQIFQHLHELIPRDAFVDIREDVKASASILTEYIKALNIPLSETLATALFYGIYTDTKKFSQLSQVDLKAVEFLAGKVNHELLDRIEHPDISTETAEILARAILNRKSYKNVVISNVGFIRNRDALAESADFLLRLEGISTVLVFGIVDDYIEMSARTRDVRVNIGAVMKEAFGEIGSGGGHATMGGARIPLGLFKLAKDKNSLLKLAEEAITEKFLEALKIKEQG; encoded by the coding sequence ATGCGCATCCTGATCCTCGGAGGAGGGAGCATAGGCAGACAGATCGCGGAAGCCCTTAAGGGAGAGTTTGAAATCACGATAGTGGAGAAGGACGAGCTCCGCGCGAAATCCCTTGAGGAGAGCGGTTTTAACGTCGTTCAGGGGGATTTTTCCTACACCGCAACCCTTCTGAAGGCGGGCGTTGACAAGGCCAACGTCGTCGTGATAACCACGAGAAACCTTGAGGCCGTGAAGAAGACCATCTACGTCATAAGGACCAACAACAAAGACGTCCCGATAGTGGCACTCCTGCCCGACGACATGCCAAAGGAGACGATGGAGGACATAATCCTCGAGGAGTTCGAGAAGGAGGTGAGGATAGACTACGGCATCTACCCCCAGAAGGCCATAACCGAGGCCTTCCTCAGGACGCTCTTCCAGCTCGGCGAGAAAAAGAACGCCCTCATGCTCTTCAAGAAGCTCAAGGAAATAAAAGAGAAAACCGACTCCCTTCTGATACTCACCCACAACAACCCCGACCCCGATGCCATCTCGTCCGCAGTCGCGCTGTCCCTCATAGCCCAGAGCGTCGGCCTGAAAACCACCATAGCACACGGGGGCGAGATAACCCACCACGAGAACCAGGCCTTCGTGAACCTTCTCGGAATAAACCTGAGGCGCGTTTCAAAGGGCTCCTACGAGATAAGAAAGCACAGCGCGATAGCGATAGTCGACGCCCAGCCGAATGGAAACCTGACGGTTCTCGAACCCGAGGACAGGGAGAAGATACAGATCCTGATAGACCACCACCAGATCTTCCAGCACCTCCACGAGCTCATTCCCAGAGACGCCTTCGTGGACATAAGGGAGGACGTTAAGGCGTCTGCCTCGATCCTCACCGAGTACATAAAGGCCCTCAACATACCCCTCTCCGAGACACTCGCCACGGCCCTCTTCTACGGCATATACACCGACACGAAGAAGTTCTCCCAGCTCAGCCAGGTCGACCTGAAGGCCGTTGAGTTCTTAGCGGGAAAGGTTAACCACGAGCTCCTGGACAGGATAGAGCACCCGGACATCTCAACCGAAACGGCGGAGATACTGGCGAGGGCGATACTCAACAGGAAGTCCTACAAGAACGTGGTTATATCCAACGTCGGGTTCATAAGGAACAGGGACGCCTTGGCCGAATCGGCCGATTTCCTCCTCAGGCTGGAGGGTATAAGCACTGTCCTCGTCTTCGGAATAGTCGACGACTACATAGAGATGTCCGCCAGGACGAGGGACGTGAGGGTGAACATAGGGGCGGTCATGAAAGAAGCCTTTGGAGAGATAGGGAGCGGGGGCGGTCACGCGACGATGGGAGGAGCGAGAATTCCCCTCGGCCTGTTCAAGCTCGCAAAGGACAAGAACTCCCTTCTAAAGCTGGCGGAGGAGGCCATAACCGAGAAGTTCCTGGAGGCGCTCAAGATAAAGGAGCAGGGCTGA
- a CDS encoding methionine adenosyltransferase, with translation MVEKVRNIVVEELVRTPVEMQKVELVERKGIGHPDSIADGIAEAVSRALSREYIKRYGIILHHNTDQVEVVGGRAYPQFGGGEVIKPIYILLSGRAVELVDREEFPVHQVAIKAAKDYLRKAVRHLDIENHVIIDSRIGQGSVDLVGVFNKAKENPIPLANDTSFGVGYAPLSETERIVLETEKLLNSDEFKKKCPAVGEDIKVMGLRKGDEIDLTIAAAIVDSEVSNPDDYMAVKEEIYEAAKGIVEEHTQRPTKIFVNTADDPKNGIYYITVTGTSAEAGDDGSVGRGNRVNGLITPNRHMSMEAAAGKNPVSHVGKIYNLLSMLIANDIAEQVEGVQEVYVRILSQIGKPIDEPLVASIQIIPKKGYSIDVLQKPAYDIADAWLADITKIQKMILDDKLNVF, from the coding sequence ATGGTTGAGAAAGTCAGGAACATAGTCGTCGAGGAGCTCGTTAGAACCCCCGTTGAAATGCAGAAGGTTGAGCTGGTCGAGAGAAAGGGAATAGGCCACCCGGACAGCATAGCCGACGGCATAGCCGAGGCCGTCAGCAGGGCTCTAAGCAGGGAGTACATAAAGAGGTACGGCATCATACTCCACCACAACACCGACCAGGTTGAAGTCGTTGGCGGTAGGGCCTACCCCCAGTTCGGCGGCGGTGAGGTCATCAAGCCGATCTACATCCTCCTCTCTGGAAGGGCCGTTGAGCTCGTTGACAGGGAGGAGTTCCCCGTTCACCAGGTCGCGATTAAAGCGGCAAAGGACTACCTCAGAAAGGCCGTGAGGCACCTCGACATCGAGAACCACGTCATCATCGACTCCCGCATAGGGCAGGGAAGCGTTGACCTCGTCGGCGTTTTCAACAAGGCCAAGGAGAACCCGATTCCGCTCGCGAACGACACTTCCTTTGGAGTTGGCTACGCCCCGCTCAGCGAGACCGAGAGGATAGTCCTAGAGACCGAAAAGCTGCTCAACAGCGACGAGTTCAAGAAGAAGTGCCCGGCCGTTGGTGAGGACATAAAGGTCATGGGCCTCAGAAAGGGCGACGAGATCGACCTCACCATAGCCGCGGCCATAGTGGACAGCGAGGTCTCGAACCCGGACGACTACATGGCCGTTAAGGAGGAGATCTACGAGGCGGCAAAGGGCATAGTTGAGGAGCACACCCAGAGGCCGACCAAGATATTCGTGAACACCGCCGACGACCCGAAGAACGGCATCTACTACATAACCGTTACCGGAACGAGCGCGGAAGCCGGAGACGACGGCAGCGTTGGCAGAGGAAACCGCGTCAACGGTCTCATCACCCCGAACAGGCACATGAGCATGGAAGCCGCGGCCGGAAAGAACCCAGTTTCCCACGTCGGAAAGATCTACAACCTCCTCTCGATGCTCATCGCCAACGACATAGCGGAGCAGGTCGAGGGCGTGCAGGAGGTCTACGTCAGGATACTGAGCCAGATAGGAAAGCCCATCGACGAGCCCCTCGTCGCGAGCATACAGATAATCCCGAAGAAGGGCTACTCCATAGACGTCCTCCAGAAGCCGGCCTACGACATAGCCGATGCCTGGCTCGCGGACATAACGAAGATCCAGAAGATGATCTTAGACGACAAGCTCAACGTCTTCTGA
- a CDS encoding DUF2226 domain-containing protein: MKLPDTRPLKENVVVISPSDLAQEVKSAASQSGGAFLKVFGKKGNSKYYFTILFDRTKVLAAEGQDLESGAQIIGEDAINLFRELMGNPMVVDVYSLDEIGVKLSIAENLDIYSKTPKVTIEELFGGAPARVEKPVPEEKPKPAPKPAEKPVEKPETVQEKPKQKPGEVEIVIEIPGGGVLEEALKEYTKHLISEAKRIRTLQINKVVYSGELTEGVVYLNVHIYGHSEGQMREVAEKRMLHAISKYAPVILRIADIKPILKEIKVILDGKEVAPQEIVEKDKKKVGKIDREGRLTLAVLEDVWPYFSAMVRTVVGEIERQGIAVKAATFDVPGRKEFEVNAKLVVETSLPEDQATRIIRDIITKHTKELGRTLKRYMTVRNVEVDFIKKAETAKPSAKVPATGKAAEILQRKAEIEKEVEKLLQQAGVEELAFLTEEKKRESEKALLRSRIEPAMEELKNRLHTELKLIPRVTFKWLKLNWDAKGTTVYVDIEASFMKEEIGGLFGSFSGVNEDRIKQDVRETILRVIRDIQKEYGIKISLNKFNVIVR; this comes from the coding sequence ATGAAGCTGCCTGACACAAGGCCCCTTAAGGAAAACGTTGTCGTGATATCTCCCTCGGATTTGGCCCAGGAAGTCAAGAGCGCGGCTTCCCAGTCTGGAGGGGCGTTCCTGAAGGTCTTCGGTAAAAAGGGCAACTCCAAGTACTACTTTACGATACTCTTCGACAGGACCAAGGTTCTGGCCGCCGAGGGACAGGACCTCGAATCCGGGGCCCAGATAATCGGCGAAGACGCGATAAACCTCTTCCGGGAGCTCATGGGCAATCCGATGGTCGTTGACGTCTATTCCCTCGATGAGATCGGTGTCAAGCTCTCGATAGCCGAAAACCTTGACATCTACTCAAAAACTCCCAAGGTAACGATAGAGGAGCTCTTCGGAGGGGCGCCGGCAAGGGTCGAAAAGCCGGTTCCGGAAGAAAAGCCCAAGCCCGCGCCGAAACCCGCGGAGAAACCCGTCGAAAAGCCCGAGACGGTTCAGGAGAAGCCCAAGCAGAAGCCCGGTGAAGTCGAGATAGTCATTGAAATCCCCGGCGGAGGGGTCCTTGAGGAGGCCCTGAAGGAGTACACGAAGCACCTGATCTCAGAGGCTAAGAGGATCAGAACCCTTCAGATAAACAAGGTCGTTTACTCCGGTGAGCTCACCGAGGGTGTCGTTTACCTCAACGTCCACATATACGGCCACAGCGAGGGGCAGATGAGGGAAGTTGCCGAGAAGAGAATGCTCCACGCGATAAGCAAGTACGCCCCCGTTATACTCAGGATAGCGGACATAAAGCCCATCCTCAAGGAGATAAAGGTCATCCTCGACGGAAAGGAAGTGGCCCCGCAGGAGATCGTGGAGAAGGACAAGAAGAAGGTCGGCAAGATCGACAGGGAGGGCAGGTTAACTTTGGCGGTTCTCGAGGACGTCTGGCCCTACTTCAGCGCCATGGTGAGGACGGTTGTCGGCGAGATAGAGCGCCAGGGAATAGCCGTCAAGGCCGCCACCTTCGACGTTCCGGGCAGGAAGGAGTTCGAGGTGAACGCGAAGCTCGTCGTCGAGACGTCACTCCCCGAGGACCAGGCCACGAGGATAATCAGGGACATCATCACGAAGCACACGAAGGAACTTGGAAGGACGTTGAAGAGGTACATGACTGTTCGCAACGTTGAGGTGGACTTCATAAAGAAGGCCGAGACCGCAAAGCCATCCGCAAAGGTGCCGGCAACAGGTAAGGCGGCCGAAATCCTCCAGAGAAAGGCGGAGATAGAGAAGGAAGTCGAAAAGCTGCTCCAGCAGGCGGGTGTGGAGGAGCTGGCCTTCCTGACGGAGGAGAAGAAGCGCGAAAGCGAGAAGGCCCTTCTGAGGAGCAGAATAGAGCCGGCTATGGAAGAGCTCAAGAACAGGCTCCACACCGAGCTCAAGCTCATTCCGAGGGTTACGTTCAAGTGGCTCAAGCTCAACTGGGACGCCAAGGGAACGACCGTCTACGTGGACATCGAGGCATCTTTCATGAAGGAGGAGATAGGCGGCCTCTTCGGCTCGTTCTCAGGGGTGAACGAGGACAGGATCAAGCAGGACGTCAGGGAAACGATACTCCGCGTGAT